GGGGAGATAGGAAAGGAGGACACTTACTGTTATTGGAGGGAGGGggtaggagagggggacatttattgtgattggagggggagataggagaggggggcatttactgtgattggcgcatggtgaagagggaggaggCATGTATGGGGGGActctgccagattaattagtaaattagtactgggccccagagtttctgatggcagccctgtatgtatCATCTGGACCTCCATTTTCAACTTATGTATTGCCAATTTTTTACTCCTGTAGTGGATGTAATAGGTTCAGGGCTGTGTAGGACTGATTAAAGTGAGAACAGATTTTGGGTGCAAGCAATAAAATGCTTTGCACATTAAAAGCATGGTATGCTGGGGGAACGGAGCAGGACGTCCACCTTGAGGATAATGACATGTGAGAATATTGCAAACTACCCGATTCATTATCATCACCACTCCCACTTGCAGCATCTGTATCATTACCCACGTTAGTAATCTACATGCCCCTTCTTAATCTGTCTTACCATCATTATTATTTTCAGCATCAGAATGTTACATTAGCTCTTCGGATTTGGGTAACTGTATCTGCTGCCAATTAACTTTATCGCAGATTATTGATTGACAATACATTTGTGTACACTAGTGTCAACAATAATGCAACTTCTTGTCTTTTGTTTACGTGCTGCTGTTGTTGGTGCTTCTGAGTTTGCGTCAACAAGGACTACACTACATGAATGTGTTATATCCTTCTGATTTTCAGGTGCTGTTGCTGATGAAAAAGTATGGTTTCTTTTCAAGCATTTATTTCTCTTCAAGCATCAGCCCATTCCACCAAACTTTTGGCTCATTTCAGCATTTCCTTTAGCTTTAACACATCTAGGGTACATTACTTCTTATGACTGCTCCAATCCAGGGCATCATTACACATCGGAATAATCTATTGTCAATTATACTGTTATAATCTTTGAGTAGTGATGTAATTGCCTGAGTAATTCaatacacatattttattttaataagtatAATTGATCAACAGAGACACAGTGAAATGTCAGGGTAACAccaaattatatatttaacttttataTTACCTTCATAGCCTACTTATGAAAAGAATAATTTTTGTTCGTTGAGTTTTGCTAACATTTGGGCTTGTGTCTTTTATCCAAATGCTTAGTATATGATCCAAGTTCTTTATATGCTACAGAAATCCTTGGTGACTGCTCTATTACAACCCAAAATAGGTCAATGCCTCCAACACTTGTTACCAGCAAGAAGCTATATAAAAATATCATTGCATTCACAGAGGTGTATTATTTAGTGCAGCACACCCATTGGTATAACATGGTCTAAAGGCACATAATCATTATACCATATAAACATGTATGTCGTGTAATGTGTCTGTACATCAACTTTTTAGATTAATTTTAATCCCCTGCTCcacacactaaatatatatatatatatatatatatatatatatatatatatatatatatatatttactacacacacaaaaatgaatAGAACATGTTCCATAGAAAGACCAGGCACGAATGTATCGACTTCTACAAGTTTAATTTTCATCTACAACTCACCAGTGTGCAGACTCTCAGCTGAAGAATGGATTTAACATCATCATTgccataaataaaacacatacaagcTTTCCATTTAGAAACAAACGTTCTGTACAGTTAAAATAGCCTATAAACCCCCTTACAGGTTAGCACGTTGTAAGGGGCGGTGGGGGAGATGCAGAACATTCACTAAAAATCAATTTGTCTATTTACAAGGTAGACGGAGATGATCTACATGCAGCAGCGGACGTCCACAGAACCAAGGAGGGGACATGATGGCGAAGCCAGAGGGAGAGGGTCTGATGTACCAGTAGCAGAGGGCAGCAGACTGCTTAGCCCCTAAGACAAGGATGTCTGACCAGCCACAATGGGGCTGTGAATGAACACGGGGGTCAATATTGGACATCCCAATCTTAAGTGAGAAAGAGGTTCCTCCGATCTCAATCTCTAGAAGAGATCTGAGGCGTTACAGTAGACAGAGAATTAGACCTAAGTAGTGGTAAACATAAGGCACCAAAGGACTTAAATAAAGTGCACACAGTACAAATGCACTCTAACCTACAGCAACTAATCCAGCATTTGCTCTACTTCAATCGATAAAAGTCAAGCTCTGATTGGTTGCCGCTGGTTACAGCACGCATGATAGTTTCACCATGTTACAATACCAGTAAAGGGCTAAGTGTTACACAGTACAACACTCCTTAGCAGTGTTCTTGGTATACCTGCTTCAAGGGCTTTCCACCTTCAGACAATCTGTCAAGCTGCAAATGCCATCCTGCAAATTTTACAAAACtgtctttatatcatcaggcagagttgTTTACGGCCATTGCCCTGAGATACAACACATCACTGCTGTGCTCTCTGCATCGGATACAACTGTACTCTGAGAGTAGCTTTGTGTCGTAACCAAGGACAACAACAATGTGTAACGCTGCCGGAGGAAGCTAGAGTCAAAGCAATGATTGGCTAGCAAACGCTGCAGGAAGTGTGCACAAGCCAATCAAATGAAGTGTCTGAAATTGGAAATAAAATCCCTTTACGCAGTAACTCACCTGTGTTCAAGCAGGGATTACCCATAAGTTCTAGATGTATGGGGTATGAGATGGATGTGTTATAGGAAAGCCAGGGAGAAGCAGTGTCCTGGTTCTGTGGAGATCTTCTATTACTCTCAGGTTTCTACAATGTTAGGCACAAGCAAAAGgcaaaagaaaatgtgaataGCAGCAGCGTATAGTGAGCTAAAGCATGGGCTCCGAGTACCGCAGCAGCAGCTAGTGTTGCAAACACATCCGAGTGTCGGAGGGGAGACGTACCGGGCTCTTGTACGGGCAATACACAAGTGCCGGGAATGGACAATGGAAGCTGGACAGGGCTCCTGTACAGGAGATGCAGCCCCTCTCTGCGTACCACGTGGAAGGATAAAAGGAATATTTCTGAAGTTCGAGAACTCTATCTCCTGGTGGTAATTGCTCTGCGTACCGAGGGCTGTGTGATATTCTGCAATGTAACAAAGTCTGAAGTAAGAGGCTGAAGTAGAGCAAGCTGCTGGAGTAGAGACGCTGATCTTTCACATTGGCCCCAGCACTCAGACATTGGGTCAAATGCTCAGATTTAAACCAGCAGCAAGATCTGACGTACTGATGTCGTGCACCAAAGTCCAGCACTGTACAAAGTATTTCACATGGCCGGCACATAACGACAGGTAGACTTTTGGGCCGCCCGTCCCAAGGGGTCCTCACTGCTTCTGTACCCCGCACTGATTTGGCTTCTCCGTTTCAATCACAGGACGTCACTTTCTGGTTGTTATCTTTGAGAGTGAACCAAAGGTACAGGAAAGCGTCACAGTTAAAATCCACAATTTAGCAAAGGCGACACCTGTATGATAATGGGCGGTCTCCGAGTTGTCTCCACACGTCCTGGCTTCAGTGTGGCTGTGTCACAGATAGGATCGCTCATTTGGGACAATTCAAGAGTTTGTTTAAAGTTGTAGGGACACGACAGCAACAAATGTGTACGGGAGAGAGTGGACATGAAGGCACACTTGTGAGTGGAGGGAAAGGCAACATTCAATAGTAGTAATATGAGGAATCAGAAGAGTGCTTAGACCTGAGGACCTTGTCCTAAAGTGCAGCGAGAAGAGAAGGTCTCTGAGGAATTAAAGCATTATGGTTTTCATGCAGTAAGGAGGTGTACGAGTGGTCTTCATGGGAAGGAAAATATGGGGATTGTCCAGGTTTGGAGTTCAGGGGATAAATGTttgaagctgcgagtttccggcgggtttgaaaagtgtaaaatcagattgtagcttttgcagaatgtactaaataaatgataactagaatcagacacttgcagcttgatacatttacccaatgGAATGGAAAGCAGATTTATAATGGGTGCAGATTACAGAAGAGGACAGTAGTTTGTTGCAGGGGAGAGCCTATATTTCGAGGGGTGAGGTTGGGGGATAGTGTAATCCCTAAAACGGGGAAAGTTCTCTTAGCGGCCAATGGAAGCTTCCCAAAGTAGAGCAGGAACAGGAAGGTGCGACCCCTGGTGGAGAACAAGTAACAGCGCATCCTCGGATGTACAGTACATTGGAAGGATGGTACGTCCTCCGCTTGCACATTCGCAGTGTGAAGGGCAGGACCAGGAGATGAAGAGCACGTCCTTGGGGCAGAGCAGGGAGGGCACATTCCATAAAACATAGCAGCAGTTAATGTTACAAAGCCCTTTAGCTACGGCGTGACTTGGAATGCTGGATGAGCCACTGTAAAGTGATATCTGGGGATAGAGAGGTCTGGGAGTGAGATTTCACAGCACAAACACTCAGTAAAACACACAACCCCCTGCGGATCTTACCTATGTTATCCTTCTCTTTGCAGGAAATGGAATAGCAGCAGATTTCTCTGTCCTGGATCAGTGACAGGTGCCTGGGTAGAAAAAACATTAGTATCATGATCATAAACACCAACAGTCTGGACAACACTTGGTGTAAGTAAGGAGGGAAAACACCATCAGACAAATACATATTGCACGTAAGGTCAACGAATAATCTTTGCTGCAACCCAACCTCTGTAAGACACactacttttttaattttttttaaataatgctttTAAATACAGGGCATGGTCTGTTTACAATCAATGCTGTcaataaaattaaaagttaaaaatgGATTCTTTTCTTGTCTAGCACAGGGTTTTGTTATCTCTCTGAGTTGTCTGCCCCCTCTCTGCCTGCTCTGTCACTTTCAGGGCTCTCCGGACAAGGTCACGACCCCCAATGACATCACATCCATCCATAATGATGTCACACATATACCTTAGGTCACTCCCCCAAGCTActgtattgtgagaggattatcCCACCTCAGTTGATTAACAGTAAGAACTGGAAGAAGATAAAAGGATTTCTGGGGAGGAGAAGGCAAAAAATGGAAGGGTACTAAGTTGCTGAGCTCTACTTATTGTTTGCAGAACTCTCAAAAGTAACAGAGAAAAAAGCAACAACTTATACAAACAGTAGTAGCTCTAACAATAATGGCAGCGACATCAGGCAATTGGCCGAAAAAAATACCCTGATCAGGTCGTAATCAGACGCGTTGGTGAATGCTGTTGGAAGATAACCTATCCGCTTGTGTACCGATTACTCCCGGCCAATGTCCTACgtgtgtggccaaattagacAGAGATCGAGCAGGAGCAGCATGGAATCAATGCACAACACATAGAAgcacaatgtaaaatgtaagaTTCTCTTTAACCCAGGTGTGTTTAAAAGTAAAAGAACATTTCCatgaaattattaaaatataacgtGGATGTGTAATGTGAGCACATACAATGAGATCAGCACTAATACACTTCCTattcattaataaatacattttctcgATCAGCTGCTTCTCATCCAATGCACTGGGTAGATCTCGCTTGTTCCCAAGAACCAGGACCTGAAACAAAGAATTACATTTTGTAACACAAAGCAATCTCATTATTATATATCTGAGCAAGGAAATCCCACCCAGCTACTGCAATGCACGTTATCAGCTAGTAACAGAAAGCCGTTGCTTTAATTAACTCTCAATTTAATTAAACCTACACAAAGATTAGGATTTGTATGCactgttcttgttttattttatttatattaagagttaattattatattatattattaagttAAGTTCACTTAAATAACAGTAGTCTTAAATAATTAACTAGTCACTGGTATTGTAGAATTAGAACATTGACAAAAAGAAATGTATCAAAAATATTACAACACCACATCTGAGCTGCGTTGTTCTATCACTATGCAAATACTTTGTACATCACAAGCCTCAGTGGTTGTGGTGATGAATTTGCCATGTGTTTGCCTCCCTTGTCTAAACTGATTGGCTGAAATTCATCAGCCAATCAGTGGAGTCATGCACTGACATTACCTGATGCTAGACTACAGCCAGCGATCAAGGGATAGTGCAGGGAAATCATTTTAAATTCATATCCTCTTCCATAAACCTGTCCTAGGTTCAAATCTAAACAAATAAATCTTTCTCCTGATGTCAGTTTAGTAAACGCCTATGATCCATACGTCACTGGTATTTAAAAATACAGCTTAttgtaaactaaaatataaaaagcatttgTTTTATACGTATAATGTAGCCGAGTGTGAactattgttctctgttatcagcagctgcagagagacaggctgagcgTCTGACCGTTAGCTTACAGACAGGATGTGTGCTGTGCGCAGATAAAGAATCTTTCTCCTCATTAAAACGTTCCCTCAAATATCTTTCATCCTGATCCATGatgatataatgtatatgtaaaaatgtCAAATTTGTATTTTAGTGTTCACATACCGGGATACCCTGTAACTGGGGTTTATCCAGGAGGTTATGTAGTTCATTGCGAGATGCCTCTATCTTCTCCCTGTCTGCCGCGTCCACCATGTAGCTGTAGAGAAATAAACagtctgatattattattattattgatttttatttatagggcgccactaggtatccgtagcgccgtacagggacaaacaagtacaatacaggtgagacagcacgatacagtaaacaaaatgcacagtaactccgagatctcaaagcacagctagaggggcggggagaggggaaggtcccgcatacggcggagcccaagagggcacggagggcagggaaacccccagagaggagaggagggagcaagagggaacggggaggaggagggcaaggtagctggagagcagagttaaagtgaagacaggaggagagatgaccctgctcgaaggagcgtacaatctaaggggtggggtagacagacagag
This window of the Mixophyes fleayi isolate aMixFle1 chromosome 8, aMixFle1.hap1, whole genome shotgun sequence genome carries:
- the ARL8B gene encoding ADP-ribosylation factor-like protein 8B yields the protein MMSLLSRLLDWFRSLFWKEEMELTLVGLQHSGKTTFVNVIASGQFSEDMIPTVGFNMRKVTKGNVTIKIWDIGGQPRFRSMWERYCRGVNAIVYMVDAADREKIEASRNELHNLLDKPQLQGIPVLVLGNKRDLPSALDEKQLIEKMHLSLIQDREICCYSISCKEKDNIDITLQWLIQHSKSRRS